The following is a genomic window from Methanomassiliicoccus luminyensis B10.
CAGGGGATGGCTTGAAGGAGCACCGCTATGCCACTGTAGCTCAGCGGCAGTCCGGTCGTTGATGGCCAGACCGCGAAAGAGCGACGGTTTCGTAAACCGTAGGCCGGGGGTTCGATCCCCTCCAGTGGCTCCACTCATTCTTCCGGGAGCTTACTCTCTGGTCAGGTACTCCTTCACGATCTTCATCGCGCACACGTCCCCGCACATCGAGCAGCCCTCGCTGCCGGGGGTGATGCCCCGGGCGCGATACTCCCGCGCCTTCTCCGGGTCGAGGGCCTCGGCGAACATGCCCTCCCAGTCCAGGGCCTTGCGCGCTTGTGACATCCTGAGGTCGCGGTCCTTGCCCCGCCCCCGGGCCGCGTCGGCGGCGTGGGCGGCGATCTTGCTGGCGATGAGCCCTTCCTTTACGTCTTCCGGCGTCGGCAGGGACAGGTGCTCCGCTGGGGTCACGTAGCACAGGAAGTCCGCGCCGTGGTAGGCGGCCAGCGTCCCCCCGATGGCGGCGGTGATGTGGTCGTAGCCAGGCGCGATGTCCGTGACCAGCGGCCCCAGCACGTAGAACGGCGCGCCGTCGCACACCGCTTTCTGCAGCCTCACGTTGGCCTCGATCTGATCCAGGGGGACGTGCCCCGGGCCCTCCACCATTGCCTGCACGCCGGCCTTGCGGGAGCGGCGGACAAGCTCCCCAAGCGTAAGAAGCTCCTGTATCTGCGGCACGTCCGTCGCATCGTGCATGCACCCGGGCCGCATGCCGTCCCCCAGGGACAGGGTGAACTCGTGCTCCTTGGCCAGTTCCAGGAGGTAGTCGAAGTTCTGGTACAGCGGGTTCTCTTTGCCGTTGTGCAGGATCCACGCCACCAGGAAGGAGCCGCCCCTGGACACCACGTCGGTGACGCGGGGGGACCGCTTCAGCTTCTCCACCCCTTCCCTGGTGATGCCGCAGTGCACGGTCATGAAGTCCACGCCGTCCTTGGCGTGCTGGACGATGCCGTTGAAGATGTCGTCCTCGTCCATGTCCACCACCGCGCTCTTCCTGGCTAGCCGCAGGCCGGTCTGGTATATGGGCACGGTGCCCACCGGGAGGGGGGAGGCCTTGATGATCTGGCGACGGATGGCGTCGATGTCCCCGCCGGTGCTGAGGTCCATTACGGCGTCGGCT
Proteins encoded in this region:
- the thiC gene encoding phosphomethylpyrimidine synthase ThiC, with the translated sequence MACAARERGYDIREVARKEGVDEDILLRRLEAGRVVIPFNPVHSPEPKAIGEGMSVKVNVNLGTSRDRVEVEEEMEKVRISVKYGADAVMDLSTGGDIDAIRRQIIKASPLPVGTVPIYQTGLRLARKSAVVDMDEDDIFNGIVQHAKDGVDFMTVHCGITREGVEKLKRSPRVTDVVSRGGSFLVAWILHNGKENPLYQNFDYLLELAKEHEFTLSLGDGMRPGCMHDATDVPQIQELLTLGELVRRSRKAGVQAMVEGPGHVPLDQIEANVRLQKAVCDGAPFYVLGPLVTDIAPGYDHITAAIGGTLAAYHGADFLCYVTPAEHLSLPTPEDVKEGLIASKIAAHAADAARGRGKDRDLRMSQARKALDWEGMFAEALDPEKAREYRARGITPGSEGCSMCGDVCAMKIVKEYLTRE